In Haloterrigena turkmenica DSM 5511, a single genomic region encodes these proteins:
- a CDS encoding DUF7344 domain-containing protein — MVVAGSVVDIERLTQLANCSTEAAATLLGSSRTRIALRVLSRCDPPVSLDRLAADVAAVDDGRTRTTARITLVHVTLPKLEDYGLLEYDLRAGTVHLSGPVVALEEPLGTLPDDDDRESSDIRDRRR, encoded by the coding sequence ATGGTAGTTGCTGGCAGCGTCGTCGACATCGAGCGGCTCACGCAACTGGCGAATTGCTCGACAGAGGCGGCTGCGACCCTGCTCGGGAGTTCGCGGACGCGGATCGCGCTTCGGGTGCTGTCGCGGTGTGACCCGCCGGTCTCGCTCGACCGACTGGCGGCCGACGTCGCCGCGGTCGACGACGGGCGGACTCGGACAACGGCCCGCATCACGCTCGTTCACGTGACACTGCCGAAACTCGAGGACTACGGACTGCTCGAGTACGATCTCCGAGCCGGAACCGTCCATCTGTCGGGCCCCGTCGTCGCCCTCGAGGAGCCGCTGGGAACGCTGCCGGACGACGACGACCGCGAGTCGAGCGACATTCGCGACCGGCGTCGTTAG
- a CDS encoding undecaprenyl diphosphate synthase family protein codes for MGLYEQYLGLRIRRHDGELPDHIALVITERDLLERDAYGTLTDFFAWAFEYATQVTVYVSVLDAAAVPALRRELETLEAPREVAVRGPDDRTPAEAPIRIGIGLGGKHEFTSAVRTLAEHVDDGQLAPEEIDDERVENHLVFPSEPDLVIKTGAERLSDFMIWQSVYSELYFTDVNWRDFRKRDFLRAVREYCNRSRRFGR; via the coding sequence GTGGGTCTGTACGAACAGTATCTCGGCCTCCGGATCCGTCGCCACGACGGCGAACTCCCCGATCATATCGCGCTCGTCATTACCGAGCGCGACCTCTTAGAGCGGGACGCCTACGGAACGCTGACGGACTTCTTCGCGTGGGCCTTCGAGTACGCCACCCAGGTGACCGTCTACGTCAGCGTCCTCGACGCCGCGGCGGTGCCGGCCCTGCGACGCGAACTCGAGACCCTCGAGGCGCCCCGCGAGGTGGCCGTCCGCGGCCCAGACGATCGAACGCCAGCGGAGGCACCCATTCGCATCGGAATCGGACTCGGCGGGAAACACGAGTTCACCAGCGCGGTCCGGACGCTCGCGGAACACGTCGACGACGGGCAGCTAGCGCCCGAGGAGATCGACGACGAGCGGGTCGAGAATCACCTCGTTTTCCCCTCCGAGCCCGACCTCGTGATCAAGACCGGTGCCGAGCGGCTCTCGGATTTCATGATCTGGCAGTCGGTCTACTCGGAGCTGTACTTCACGGACGTCAACTGGCGAGACTTCCGCAAGCGGGACTTCCTGCGGGCCGTCCGGGAGTACTGTAACCGCTCGCGTCGGTTCGGTCGGTGA
- a CDS encoding DUF92 domain-containing protein, which produces MTAPVRRAGVFAALCTLALAVPLGNPRVGAAIAAVAVLGALAVTDGPLFELLAYPSDYEAGRLYGIVTLVLAGATLGLIAVTTSMSVAVFVGTVLLVGYGNLAEQLAHRWTDRDVVHTAAFCVVATVAAVAGQSAARSIADGATLESLSPALPTMLFLGASGALLASLLRDILFANDDPVVMLTVGLLGWLLAELEPALALSGGEIVAALAVTVAFGYASYALETASIAGMLTGILLGLLTIVLGGYGWFAVLISFFAIGGLSSKYRYEEKAERGVAEDNNGARGSGNVLGNAAVALGAVLGYAASSATLLPGNPEPSLFLFAFAGSVATAMSDTLSSEIGSVFETPRLITTLEPVEPGTDGGVTWQGEIAGVAGAAVVAGISYGLFDAVTTVGAAIIVAAGVVGMTVDSLLGATLEGRVLGNQSVNFLATLSGALVCALLVLSFAVLG; this is translated from the coding sequence GTGACAGCACCTGTTCGGCGAGCAGGCGTGTTTGCAGCCCTCTGTACGCTCGCACTCGCCGTTCCGCTCGGTAACCCGCGGGTCGGGGCTGCGATCGCCGCCGTCGCGGTCCTCGGGGCGCTCGCCGTGACCGACGGGCCGCTCTTCGAACTGCTGGCCTATCCGAGCGACTACGAGGCGGGGCGTCTCTACGGCATCGTCACGCTCGTGCTCGCAGGGGCCACGCTCGGTCTCATCGCGGTTACGACGTCGATGTCGGTCGCGGTCTTCGTCGGGACCGTCCTGCTGGTCGGGTACGGCAACCTCGCCGAGCAACTCGCCCACCGGTGGACCGATCGCGACGTCGTCCACACGGCAGCCTTCTGCGTCGTCGCGACCGTCGCCGCCGTCGCCGGCCAATCCGCGGCGCGCTCGATCGCCGACGGCGCCACCCTCGAGTCGCTGTCGCCGGCGCTGCCGACGATGCTCTTCCTCGGGGCCAGCGGCGCGTTGCTGGCGTCGCTGCTCCGGGACATCCTGTTCGCGAACGACGATCCCGTCGTCATGCTCACCGTCGGCCTCCTCGGCTGGCTGCTCGCGGAGCTCGAGCCGGCGCTGGCCCTCTCTGGCGGCGAGATCGTCGCCGCGCTCGCGGTCACCGTCGCCTTCGGCTACGCCTCCTACGCCCTCGAGACGGCCTCGATCGCGGGGATGCTCACCGGCATCCTGCTGGGGCTGCTGACGATCGTCCTCGGCGGCTACGGCTGGTTCGCCGTCCTCATCTCCTTTTTCGCCATCGGCGGCCTCTCCTCGAAGTACCGCTACGAGGAGAAAGCCGAACGGGGCGTCGCCGAGGATAACAACGGCGCCCGGGGCAGCGGGAACGTCCTGGGCAACGCCGCCGTCGCGCTCGGGGCCGTCCTGGGTTATGCGGCCAGTTCGGCGACGCTGTTGCCCGGCAATCCGGAGCCGAGCCTGTTCCTGTTCGCCTTCGCCGGCTCCGTCGCCACGGCGATGAGCGACACCCTCTCGAGCGAGATTGGCAGCGTCTTCGAGACGCCGCGGCTGATAACCACCTTAGAGCCCGTCGAACCCGGCACCGACGGCGGTGTCACCTGGCAGGGCGAGATCGCCGGCGTCGCGGGCGCCGCTGTCGTCGCCGGCATCTCCTACGGCCTCTTCGACGCGGTCACGACCGTCGGCGCGGCGATCATCGTCGCCGCCGGCGTCGTCGGCATGACCGTCGACAGCCTGCTGGGTGCGACCCTCGAGGGACGGGTGCTCGGCAACCAGAGCGTCAACTTCCTCGCGACGCTCTCGGGCGCGCTGGTCTGTGCACTGTTGGTCCTGTCGTTTGCCGTGCTCGGCTGA